Proteins from a single region of Solidesulfovibrio fructosivorans JJ]:
- a CDS encoding hybrid sensor histidine kinase/response regulator has protein sequence MSESRFRILVVDDEEYNLMMLNEILREEYDVSISLGGLDALELLASSLVVDLILLDVMMPDLDGYEVCRRLKEDTRRGDTPVIFVTALSAGEDEERGLRLGAVDYITKPFKPSVVAARVRTHLRLHRQQRVLEGMVAARTAELLRAKEEAEAANRAKTAFLANMSHELRTPLNGIHGMIELLAESGLDAQQREFADYLRGSANRLLALLTSLMELSRLDAGGMVLAPAPYDLSETLEALTAAFSRKAAAKGLSFRADMATDMPRLVVGDRAALVQALVNLLENAVKFTPRGGVVLAAGPMDPPADVRAFPEERTPWRRWLRFCVHDTGVGIAQDKLANIFRSFVIAEDFLSKEFGGAGLGLCIAKELAALHGGRVTVESAPGVGSRFCLELPFEAS, from the coding sequence ATGTCAGAGTCGCGTTTTCGGATTTTGGTGGTGGATGACGAGGAATACAACCTCATGATGTTAAACGAGATCCTGCGCGAAGAATACGATGTGAGCATCTCGCTTGGCGGGCTCGACGCCTTGGAGCTGCTCGCCTCTTCCCTGGTCGTGGATCTCATCCTGCTCGATGTCATGATGCCCGACCTCGACGGCTACGAGGTCTGCCGACGCCTCAAGGAGGATACCCGGCGCGGGGATACGCCCGTGATCTTCGTGACGGCCTTGAGCGCCGGCGAGGACGAGGAGCGGGGGTTGCGCCTGGGGGCCGTGGACTACATCACCAAGCCGTTCAAGCCCTCGGTGGTCGCGGCCCGGGTCAGGACCCACCTGCGACTCCACCGACAGCAGCGGGTGCTCGAGGGCATGGTCGCGGCGCGCACGGCCGAATTGTTGCGGGCCAAGGAGGAGGCGGAAGCGGCCAACCGTGCCAAGACCGCGTTTTTGGCCAACATGAGCCATGAACTGCGCACGCCGCTTAACGGCATCCACGGCATGATCGAACTCCTGGCCGAAAGCGGGCTCGACGCCCAGCAGCGGGAATTCGCCGACTATCTCAGAGGGTCCGCCAACCGCCTTTTGGCGCTTCTGACCTCCCTTATGGAACTCTCCCGCCTGGATGCCGGCGGCATGGTCCTCGCGCCGGCGCCCTACGACCTGTCCGAAACCCTGGAGGCGCTGACGGCGGCGTTCTCCCGCAAGGCCGCGGCCAAGGGGCTTTCGTTCCGGGCGGACATGGCCACGGACATGCCCCGGCTCGTGGTCGGCGACCGGGCCGCGCTGGTCCAGGCGTTGGTCAATCTCTTGGAAAACGCGGTCAAATTCACCCCCCGGGGCGGGGTGGTCCTGGCCGCGGGCCCCATGGACCCGCCGGCGGACGTCCGGGCATTCCCCGAGGAGCGCACGCCCTGGCGCAGATGGCTGCGTTTTTGCGTGCACGACACGGGGGTGGGGATCGCCCAGGACAAACTGGCCAATATTTTCCGCAGCTTCGTTATCGCCGAAGACTTTTTGAGCAAGGAGTTCGGCGGGGCCGGCCTGGGGTTGTGCATCGCAAAGGAACTTGCCGCGCTCCATGGCGGCCGCGTCACGGTGGAAAGCGCGCCCGGCGTCGGCAGCCGCTTTTGCCTGGAACTGCCTTTCGAGGCGAGTTGA
- a CDS encoding beta strand repeat-containing protein: MTVSLISSYSAEEISHLSRTALRSLSATGFSSLLATQVAALTTTEMSWLTAAQAAALTVDQIMFMSAEQFSGLGRAQVSTFTTTEIASLTSTQLAGLTETDITELTRAQVAAFTPTQIASLSSTQLSALRATQIASLATTQVAALDATQLGALTPKQIAYLSTTCVASLSTTQVAALSTTQIASLTGYQFKCLTTEQIASLSVSQAAALTMTELASLTTTQLAFLSAENIAALDLTSLKWLTREIVTSLADTQIAALSQAQIGTLTNAQIKYLTTEQVASLTTTQLAGLSATQLAYLQTTQAAVLTETQLASLTETQIQGLNSKCVSVLTMTQFEALSETQLAALTQKQISGLTRTDIAELSPEDLAVLSSTQLASLNAEAIKGLSEEQIASLTETQIAGLTKAELASLAETQIAALSTTQIAAISPTAFVGLTATGISYLSTAQIQALTTGQLSVIQGAQLRGLTEDQIRYLSTTQTGVLTPTQLASLTTTAATALTETQLASLTTTQLRGLTGASISSLSGEQFTVLSIAQVAALTTLQIRALTSTDISELSLAQLAALTATQIKYITAAALAGLSEEQVALLSATQMAGLTSAQIGALADTQLAALTTTQIAGLTTTQIRGLSSTDIGNLSTEQFAALSSTQLGAMSTVQLKGLTAAEIEVMSTTQIDGLSTVQIASLSRTVIESLDETQLASLSLNQLKALTGAAISQLDTTQLEALTATQLASLTTTQLRALTSTDISELSLTVLAALSATQLSALTASAVSGFTDEQLAALTTTQLAGLSAAGIKGLGEDQIAQLTTTQIAALSTTEIEALTATQAAALTDAQLAAMSSTQLRSLTTTAIRALGEDQLEALSAEQMGSLRTTQIAALTADQIHSLSESQLAMLATTQISALKTTQIAALDGTQLSSLSVTQFSRLTATQLAAISSTAVGDLTAEQLASLTVTQIRGLSSTGVSELTATQLATLTSTQIAALSATQISGLSATDMKELTLTVLSALTSTQIGALSAEAIEALSSEQLAALTTTQLRGLGKTQSEALSATQLASLTTTQLTALSTTAASGLTATQMRALADTQLAALTTTQLASLTTTALHGLASEQIAALSTTQLRALTTTQVAGLTTTVAAALSTEQLAALTLAQTKALSGTNLSVLTSTQMAALSETQLSALTPTQISGLTSTDVAELTLTELASLSSTQLSALSTDALQGLTTEEIAALTARQAKGLTATQLNSLETSQLAALSTTQVASLATSAISGLSRDALAALTTEQLAGLTAGQMSALSTTALAGLSETQIASLATTQLHGLSQTQMGALTETEVRALTGEQLSALTSTQLRGLTATAVSALTSTQIASLSERQLAGLSLAQVNGLTSTDVSELSLTELAALTSTQLAALSEEAVKGLTATQLAALTSTQLSGLTATEIAALSTTQLSALSSTQLSALSTEAIGGLSKTELAALTTTQLDGLSSSQIAALTTSALTGLDATQIASLETSQLRGLAATQLNALTTTTLASLTDTQLASLTTTQIASLSSTGVSSLTRTQVAALTSSQLAALTATQIAGFTSTDVSELTLTELAALTPTQFAALSETALEGLAVTQMAALTTTQLGGLTGEEIAALESTQLAALSSTQLAALSADAVSGLEATDMAAFSATQLSGFSSTQIGALTTKAFAGLSETQIASLATSQLRGLTATQLAAFTTTEAAALTTTQLASLSTTQLAALSGDGVSGLDATQIARLTTTQIASLSTTQVASLSSTDLGEFTTKQIAALTEAQISAFVASALTGLDATQLSALTRTQLASLSSTQLAALGTDQIASLATTQLAALSATAMAGLTADEFAALSPQQLAALSSTQIAGLSTTTLRALSATQMASLSGTQLSALTSTQFSALTTSQIASLTTTELAALSTTTLAGLAATQLGAMTADQLASLSTEQVAALSAAAIHGLTTTQVASLSTEQVAALSSTEIAALSDSQIASLTQTQIEALTTSQIRALSMTQIGDLTTRQIAALTTTQIDAFTTTAMASLTSSQVRALRETQLERLTGSQVAALSTTAISGLTETEIAALSPRQLAALTAAQLAALSTTQLDSLAATQWGSLTATAMAGLTASQAASLTSTQLAGLSTEQVAALSETAIGALTTTALAGLAATQMAALTGTEISALTGSQLASLSTTQLAALSATQMAALSETAISGLTTTELAALSPEQLSALTSTQIAGLTESQMQALSATQISQLSLTQIGGLSATQITALTADQLAALSESQLTALSVAAVRGLSAEDIASLSTTLLASLTATQIGGLTATQAAALTTTQLDVLDVAQLAALTTTAIAAMTATQIASLSATQTAALTTTQVGALTSDAVRALGAEQLAALSTRQVAALSTTAVAGLTPTELDSLTTRQLAALTTTQIGALTTTQLSSLTTTRLGQLTATEMGGLTSTQLAALTTTQLAALSTTQVASLAASAMAGLTATQLAGLSESQFAALTTTELAGLTTTQVAALGAARISGLTATQLAGLTTTQIGALTETQLAALSTTQTAALTTTQVSGLTATQLATMTATQLSALTTTQVAHLSTTAVSGLTATELEALDSKQFAALTAAQIGALTPTQVGSLSATRLAALSTTQVASLTSSEIAALSTTQLSALTPTQIADLSSTGVSGLTADQIASLSPQQLAALSTTQMAALSTTALSGLTATGIAALSTTQLSGLSATGMGALSTTAIASLTAKQLAVLTTTELSGLTSSQVAALSTTQIDELTTRQLAALSTTGISGLTATQLSSLSTSQLAALSTEQIGAIAATAIAGFSTTQLSSLTATQFKSLSETGVSGLSATQLASLTTEQVKMLTTTEMGGLTATQVGALTDTQFAALSVSQIAALSIYGIKGLTETQIADMSTTQFAALTSTQIGALTTTEIDSLSTTRMAALTTTQIDGFNRVQLRSLSTEQLQALSTTQVASMDETQISSLTATEMRNLTAAQLAILSSTQIGAMGAEQFGSLTATQIGSLSGVQLGGLTTTTISRLSTTTIAALTTEEIDALNATQLNAFTTTQLASMTEAQLEAVENAKA; this comes from the coding sequence GTGACTGTATCACTGATCTCTTCGTACAGCGCAGAGGAAATCTCGCATCTGTCCAGGACCGCGCTTCGCAGCCTGTCCGCCACCGGTTTTTCCTCGCTGCTGGCGACCCAGGTCGCGGCCCTGACCACGACGGAAATGTCCTGGCTGACAGCGGCCCAGGCCGCCGCCTTGACCGTGGACCAGATCATGTTCATGAGCGCCGAGCAGTTTTCCGGCCTGGGCCGGGCCCAGGTGTCGACCTTCACCACCACGGAAATCGCCTCCCTGACCTCCACGCAGCTTGCCGGGCTGACCGAAACCGACATCACCGAACTGACGCGGGCCCAGGTCGCGGCGTTCACGCCCACGCAGATCGCCTCCTTGAGCTCCACGCAGCTTTCCGCCCTGCGCGCGACCCAGATCGCCTCCCTCGCCACGACGCAGGTCGCCGCCCTGGATGCGACGCAGCTTGGCGCGCTGACCCCGAAGCAGATCGCCTACCTTTCCACCACGTGCGTCGCGTCGCTCTCCACCACCCAGGTCGCCGCGCTTTCCACGACGCAGATCGCCTCCCTGACCGGCTACCAGTTCAAGTGCCTCACCACCGAGCAGATCGCGAGTCTGTCCGTCAGCCAGGCGGCCGCCTTGACCATGACCGAGCTCGCCTCCCTGACGACGACCCAGCTGGCGTTTCTGTCGGCGGAAAATATCGCCGCCCTGGACCTTACGTCCCTGAAGTGGCTCACGCGGGAAATCGTCACCAGTCTGGCCGATACCCAGATCGCCGCCTTGTCCCAGGCCCAGATCGGGACGTTGACCAACGCGCAGATCAAGTATCTGACCACGGAACAGGTGGCGTCCCTGACCACGACCCAGCTGGCCGGCCTCTCCGCGACCCAGCTGGCATACCTGCAAACGACCCAGGCCGCCGTCTTGACGGAAACCCAGTTGGCGTCGCTGACTGAGACCCAGATCCAGGGCCTCAACAGCAAGTGCGTCAGCGTGCTGACCATGACGCAGTTCGAGGCCTTGAGCGAAACCCAGCTCGCGGCGCTGACGCAAAAGCAGATCAGCGGGTTGACGAGAACCGATATCGCCGAGTTGTCCCCGGAGGACCTGGCCGTGTTATCGTCGACGCAGCTCGCGTCCCTGAACGCGGAGGCCATCAAGGGCTTGAGCGAGGAGCAGATCGCGTCGTTGACCGAAACCCAGATCGCCGGGTTGACGAAGGCGGAACTTGCCTCCCTCGCCGAAACGCAGATCGCGGCCCTGTCCACCACCCAGATCGCCGCCATCAGCCCCACGGCCTTCGTCGGGCTGACGGCCACGGGTATTTCGTATCTGTCCACGGCCCAGATACAGGCCCTGACCACCGGGCAGCTGTCGGTTATCCAAGGCGCGCAGTTGCGCGGCCTGACCGAGGATCAGATCCGGTATCTGTCCACGACCCAGACCGGCGTGCTGACCCCGACCCAGCTGGCTTCCCTGACGACCACGGCCGCCACGGCCCTGACCGAAACCCAACTCGCCTCGCTCACCACCACCCAGCTGCGGGGGCTCACCGGCGCATCCATCAGCAGCCTGAGCGGCGAGCAGTTCACGGTCCTGTCCATCGCCCAGGTGGCCGCCCTGACCACCCTCCAGATCAGGGCGCTGACCAGCACCGACATCAGCGAACTGAGTCTGGCCCAGCTGGCGGCGCTGACCGCGACCCAGATCAAGTACATCACCGCCGCCGCCCTGGCCGGGCTGAGCGAAGAGCAGGTGGCCCTGCTTTCGGCCACCCAGATGGCCGGGCTTACCAGCGCACAGATCGGGGCGCTGGCCGACACGCAGCTCGCCGCCCTGACCACCACCCAGATCGCCGGGCTGACCACGACCCAGATTCGGGGCCTCAGCAGCACGGACATCGGCAATCTGTCCACCGAGCAATTCGCCGCCCTGAGCTCCACCCAGCTCGGCGCCATGAGCACGGTCCAACTGAAGGGCCTGACCGCCGCCGAAATCGAGGTCATGAGCACCACCCAGATCGACGGCCTGAGCACGGTGCAGATCGCGTCGCTTTCGCGGACCGTCATCGAATCCCTGGACGAAACCCAACTGGCGTCGCTGAGCCTCAACCAGCTCAAGGCACTGACCGGCGCGGCCATAAGCCAGCTCGATACGACGCAGCTCGAGGCGCTGACCGCAACCCAGCTGGCCAGCCTGACCACCACCCAGCTGCGAGCCCTCACCAGCACCGACATCAGTGAATTGAGCCTGACCGTGCTGGCCGCGCTCTCGGCGACGCAGCTTTCCGCCCTGACCGCCTCGGCCGTGTCCGGGTTCACGGACGAGCAGCTCGCGGCCCTGACCACCACCCAGCTCGCGGGGCTTTCCGCCGCCGGCATCAAGGGGCTTGGCGAGGACCAGATCGCGCAGTTGACGACCACGCAGATCGCGGCGCTGTCCACCACGGAGATCGAGGCCCTGACGGCCACGCAGGCGGCCGCCCTGACCGACGCCCAGTTGGCGGCGATGAGCTCCACCCAGCTGCGAAGCCTTACCACAACGGCCATCCGGGCCCTTGGCGAGGATCAGCTCGAGGCGCTTTCCGCCGAGCAGATGGGATCGCTTCGCACGACCCAGATCGCGGCCCTGACCGCCGACCAGATCCATTCGCTCTCTGAATCGCAACTGGCCATGCTGGCCACCACGCAGATTTCGGCCCTCAAGACCACGCAAATCGCGGCCCTGGACGGCACCCAGCTTTCGAGCCTTTCCGTGACCCAGTTTTCCCGGTTGACCGCCACCCAGCTCGCGGCGATCAGCTCCACGGCGGTGGGCGACCTGACCGCCGAACAGCTTGCCTCCCTGACCGTGACGCAGATCAGGGGACTGAGCAGCACGGGCGTAAGCGAACTGACCGCCACCCAGCTCGCCACCCTGACGTCCACCCAGATCGCGGCCCTTTCCGCCACCCAGATAAGCGGACTTTCGGCCACGGACATGAAGGAACTGACCCTCACGGTGCTTTCCGCCCTCACGTCCACCCAGATCGGCGCCCTGAGCGCGGAGGCCATTGAGGCGCTTTCGAGCGAGCAGCTGGCCGCGCTGACCACGACCCAGCTGCGGGGCCTGGGCAAGACCCAGAGCGAGGCGCTTTCCGCCACGCAGCTCGCCTCGCTCACCACCACTCAGCTCACGGCCCTTTCGACCACCGCCGCAAGCGGCCTGACCGCGACCCAGATGCGGGCGCTGGCCGACACCCAACTGGCGGCGTTGACCACGACCCAACTTGCCTCCCTGACCACCACGGCGCTTCACGGTCTGGCCTCGGAGCAGATCGCGGCTCTTTCCACGACCCAGCTGCGCGCCCTGACCACGACCCAGGTGGCCGGCCTTACGACCACGGTGGCCGCCGCGCTGTCCACGGAGCAGCTCGCGGCCCTGACCCTGGCCCAGACCAAGGCCTTAAGCGGCACGAATCTGAGCGTGTTGACGTCGACGCAGATGGCGGCCCTGTCCGAAACCCAGCTCTCGGCCCTGACCCCCACCCAGATCAGCGGGCTGACCAGCACGGACGTGGCCGAACTGACCCTGACCGAGCTTGCGTCGCTTTCCTCCACCCAGCTGTCCGCGCTTTCCACCGACGCCCTGCAGGGGCTGACCACGGAAGAGATCGCGGCGCTGACCGCCAGGCAGGCCAAGGGCCTGACCGCGACCCAGCTCAATTCCCTGGAGACGTCGCAACTGGCCGCGCTTTCCACCACCCAGGTGGCGTCGCTTGCGACCAGCGCGATAAGCGGGCTTAGCCGCGACGCGCTTGCCGCGCTGACCACGGAGCAGTTGGCCGGGTTGACGGCCGGGCAGATGTCCGCGCTTTCCACAACCGCCCTGGCCGGCCTTTCCGAGACCCAGATCGCCTCCCTCGCCACCACCCAGCTACACGGCCTGAGCCAGACCCAGATGGGCGCGCTGACCGAAACGGAAGTCCGGGCCCTGACTGGCGAGCAGCTTTCCGCCCTGACCAGCACCCAGCTGCGGGGACTGACCGCAACGGCGGTCAGCGCCCTGACGTCCACCCAGATCGCCTCCTTGAGCGAGCGGCAGTTGGCCGGGCTTTCCCTGGCCCAGGTAAACGGGCTCACCAGCACGGACGTGTCCGAGCTGAGCCTGACCGAACTGGCGGCCCTGACGTCCACCCAGCTCGCGGCCCTGTCCGAAGAGGCCGTGAAAGGGTTGACCGCGACCCAGCTTGCGGCCCTGACGTCCACCCAGCTTTCGGGGCTGACCGCCACGGAGATCGCGGCCCTTTCCACGACCCAGCTTTCGGCGCTTTCCTCCACCCAGCTTTCGGCGCTTTCCACCGAAGCCATCGGCGGCCTCAGCAAGACCGAGCTCGCCGCGCTGACCACGACCCAGCTTGACGGGCTTTCCTCCAGCCAGATCGCGGCCCTGACCACGAGCGCCCTGACCGGACTCGACGCGACCCAGATCGCCTCGCTTGAAACCTCCCAGCTTCGCGGGCTGGCCGCGACCCAGCTCAACGCGCTGACAACGACCACGCTTGCCTCGCTGACGGACACGCAGCTGGCCTCCCTGACCACCACCCAGATCGCGTCGCTTTCCAGCACCGGCGTCAGTTCCCTCACCCGGACCCAGGTCGCGGCCCTGACCTCATCCCAGTTGGCCGCGCTGACCGCCACCCAGATCGCCGGCTTCACCAGCACGGATGTATCCGAACTGACCCTGACCGAGCTTGCGGCCCTGACCCCGACCCAGTTCGCGGCGCTCTCCGAAACCGCTCTGGAAGGGCTGGCCGTCACGCAGATGGCCGCCCTGACCACCACCCAGCTCGGGGGGCTCACCGGCGAGGAAATCGCGGCCCTGGAAAGCACCCAGCTTGCGGCCCTTTCCTCCACCCAACTGGCCGCGCTTTCCGCCGACGCCGTAAGCGGCCTTGAAGCGACGGACATGGCCGCTTTTTCCGCCACCCAGCTTTCGGGGTTTTCCTCCACCCAGATCGGGGCGCTGACCACGAAGGCCTTTGCCGGCCTTTCCGAGACCCAGATCGCCTCGCTGGCGACCAGCCAGCTTCGGGGCCTGACCGCCACCCAGCTGGCAGCCTTCACCACCACCGAAGCGGCGGCCTTGACCACCACCCAGCTGGCTTCGCTTTCCACCACCCAGCTCGCGGCCTTGAGCGGCGACGGCGTCTCCGGCCTCGACGCGACCCAGATCGCCAGGCTGACCACGACCCAGATCGCCTCGCTTTCCACGACCCAGGTCGCCTCGCTTTCCAGCACCGATCTCGGCGAATTCACCACGAAGCAGATCGCGGCCCTGACCGAGGCGCAGATCAGCGCGTTTGTCGCCTCGGCGCTTACCGGCCTCGACGCGACGCAGCTTTCGGCCCTGACCAGGACCCAGTTGGCCTCTTTGTCCTCCACGCAGCTGGCCGCCCTGGGCACGGACCAGATCGCCTCGCTCGCCACAACGCAACTGGCCGCCCTGAGCGCGACCGCCATGGCCGGCCTGACGGCCGACGAATTCGCCGCCTTGTCCCCGCAGCAGCTGGCGGCGCTTTCCTCCACGCAGATCGCGGGATTGTCCACGACCACGCTGAGGGCCCTGTCCGCCACGCAGATGGCCTCCCTGTCCGGCACCCAGCTTTCCGCGCTGACGTCCACCCAGTTTTCGGCCCTGACCACCAGCCAGATCGCGTCCCTGACCACGACCGAGCTGGCCGCGCTTTCGACCACCACCCTGGCCGGCCTGGCCGCGACCCAGCTCGGGGCCATGACCGCCGACCAGCTGGCTTCGCTTTCCACCGAGCAGGTGGCGGCGCTTTCCGCCGCGGCCATACACGGCCTGACCACCACCCAGGTGGCCTCGCTTTCCACGGAACAGGTGGCGGCGCTTTCCTCCACCGAGATCGCGGCGTTAAGCGACAGCCAGATCGCCTCGCTGACGCAAACCCAGATCGAAGCCCTGACCACGAGCCAGATCCGGGCGCTTTCCATGACCCAGATCGGCGACCTGACCACCCGCCAGATCGCGGCCCTGACCACGACGCAGATCGACGCCTTCACCACGACCGCCATGGCCAGCCTCACCTCGAGCCAGGTGCGCGCGTTGCGGGAAACCCAGCTGGAACGGCTGACCGGCAGCCAGGTGGCGGCGCTTTCCACCACGGCCATAAGCGGCCTGACGGAAACGGAGATCGCGGCGCTTTCGCCCAGGCAGCTGGCGGCCTTGACTGCCGCGCAGCTGGCGGCGCTCTCCACCACGCAGCTTGATTCCCTGGCCGCGACCCAGTGGGGGAGCCTGACCGCCACGGCCATGGCCGGGTTGACGGCCTCCCAGGCGGCGTCCCTGACTTCGACCCAGTTGGCCGGGCTTTCCACGGAACAGGTGGCGGCCCTTTCCGAAACGGCCATCGGCGCCCTGACCACCACCGCCCTGGCCGGGCTTGCGGCGACCCAGATGGCCGCCCTGACCGGCACCGAGATTTCCGCCCTGACCGGAAGCCAGCTGGCTTCCCTGTCCACGACGCAGCTGGCCGCCCTGTCCGCCACGCAGATGGCGGCGCTCTCCGAGACGGCCATAAGCGGCCTGACGACGACCGAACTGGCGGCGTTGAGCCCGGAACAGCTTTCGGCCCTGACCTCGACCCAGATCGCGGGGCTCACCGAATCCCAGATGCAGGCGCTGTCCGCGACCCAGATCTCCCAGTTGAGCCTGACCCAGATCGGCGGCCTCTCCGCCACCCAGATCACGGCCCTGACCGCCGACCAGCTGGCCGCCCTGTCGGAAAGCCAGTTGACCGCGCTCTCCGTGGCCGCCGTGCGGGGGCTTTCGGCCGAGGACATCGCCTCGCTTTCCACCACGCTTCTGGCCTCGCTGACCGCGACCCAGATCGGCGGTCTGACCGCCACCCAGGCCGCGGCCCTGACCACGACCCAGCTGGACGTCCTGGACGTGGCGCAGCTGGCGGCGCTGACCACGACCGCCATCGCGGCCATGACCGCGACCCAGATCGCCTCGCTTTCCGCCACCCAGACGGCGGCCTTGACCACCACCCAGGTCGGGGCGCTGACCAGCGACGCGGTGCGGGCGCTCGGCGCCGAGCAGCTCGCCGCCCTGTCCACCAGGCAGGTGGCGGCGCTTTCCACCACGGCCGTGGCCGGGCTCACGCCGACCGAGCTGGACTCCCTGACCACCCGGCAGTTGGCGGCGCTGACCACGACCCAGATCGGCGCGTTGACCACGACCCAGCTTTCGTCCCTGACCACCACCCGGTTGGGACAGCTGACGGCCACCGAGATGGGCGGGCTCACCTCCACCCAGCTGGCCGCGCTGACCACGACCCAGCTTGCCGCGCTTTCCACCACCCAGGTGGCGTCCCTTGCCGCCTCGGCCATGGCCGGGCTGACCGCGACCCAGCTGGCCGGGTTGTCCGAAAGCCAGTTCGCGGCGCTCACCACGACCGAGCTGGCCGGGCTGACCACGACCCAGGTCGCGGCCCTTGGCGCCGCGCGGATAAGCGGGCTGACCGCGACCCAGCTGGCCGGGCTGACCACGACCCAGATCGGCGCGCTGACCGAAACCCAGTTGGCGGCGCTTTCGACCACGCAGACGGCGGCTCTGACCACCACCCAGGTTTCGGGCCTGACCGCGACCCAGCTGGCGACGATGACCGCGACGCAGCTTTCGGCGCTGACCACGACCCAGGTCGCGCACCTCTCCACCACGGCCGTTTCGGGCCTGACCGCGACCGAGCTTGAGGCGCTCGACTCCAAGCAGTTCGCGGCCCTGACCGCGGCCCAGATCGGCGCGCTGACCCCGACCCAGGTCGGCTCCCTGTCCGCGACCCGCCTGGCGGCGCTCTCCACGACCCAGGTCGCGAGCCTGACGTCCTCCGAGATCGCGGCCCTGTCCACGACCCAGCTTTCGGCGCTGACCCCGACCCAGATCGCGGACCTGTCGAGCACGGGCGTTTCCGGCCTGACCGCCGACCAGATCGCGTCCCTGTCCCCGCAGCAGCTGGCGGCGCTTTCGACCACGCAAATGGCGGCGCTTTCGACCACGGCGCTTTCGGGACTCACGGCCACGGGCATCGCGGCCCTGTCCACCACCCAGTTAAGCGGCCTTTCGGCCACCGGTATGGGGGCGCTGTCGACCACGGCCATCGCCAGCCTGACGGCCAAGCAGCTTGCGGTCCTGACCACCACGGAACTCTCGGGGCTCACGTCCTCGCAGGTCGCGGCTCTGTCCACGACCCAGATCGACGAACTGACCACCAGGCAGCTGGCGGCGCTTTCGACCACGGGCATCTCCGGCCTGACCGCGACCCAGCTGTCCAGCCTGTCCACCAGCCAGCTGGCGGCGCTCTCCACCGAGCAGATCGGGGCCATTGCCGCCACGGCCATCGCCGGCTTCAGCACGACGCAGCTGTCCAGCCTGACCGCGACCCAGTTCAAGAGCCTCTCCGAAACCGGCGTCTCCGGCCTCTCCGCCACCCAGCTGGCCAGCCTGACCACCGAGCAGGTGAAGATGCTGACCACGACCGAGATGGGCGGCCTGACCGCGACCCAGGTGGGGGCGCTGACCGATACCCAGTTCGCGGCCCTGTCCGTCAGCCAGATCGCGGCCCTGTCGATCTACGGCATCAAGGGACTGACCGAAACGCAGATCGCGGACATGTCCACCACCCAGTTCGCGGCGCTGACCTCCACCCAGATCGGGGCGCTGACCACCACCGAGATCGACAGTCTGTCGACCACGCGGATGGCGGCCCTGACCACGACCCAGATCGACGGCTTCAACCGCGTGCAGCTGCGGTCGCTGAGCACCGAGCAGTTGCAAGCGCTCAGCACGACCCAGGTCGCATCCATGGACGAAACCCAGATCTCCAGCCTGACCGCCACCGAAATGCGGAACCTCACGGCGGCCCAGCTGGCCATCCTCAGCTCCACCCAGATCGGGGCCATGGGCGCCGAACAGTTCGGTTCCCTGACCGCGACCCAGATCGGCTCCCTGTCCGGGGTGCAGCTCGGCGGCCTGACCACGACCACCATCTCCAGGCTCTCGACCACGACCATCGCGGCCCTGACCACGGAGGAGATCGACGCGCTCAACGCAACCCAGCTCAATGCCTTTACGACGACGCAATTGGCTTCTATGACGGAAGCACAGCTTGAAGCGGTGGAAAACGCCAAGGCTTAA